One window from the genome of Candidatus Palauibacter australiensis encodes:
- a CDS encoding AbrB/MazE/SpoVT family DNA-binding domain-containing protein, producing MVRRVKLRRMGGSIGVTLPEDMVQRLHLEAGDEVLAVETASGILLTPHDPDVDDGLAIAVEARKRYRRALRDLAK from the coding sequence ATGGTTCGACGCGTGAAACTGCGGCGCATGGGCGGGTCCATCGGTGTCACGCTGCCAGAAGACATGGTGCAACGCCTCCACCTCGAGGCGGGGGACGAAGTGCTCGCGGTCGAGACGGCGAGCGGGATCCTGCTGACCCCCCACGACCCGGATGTGGACGACGGACTCGCCATCGCGGTCGAGGCTCGGAAGCGATACCGAAGGGCGCTGCGAGACCTCGCGAAGTGA
- a CDS encoding pyridoxal-dependent decarboxylase, whose protein sequence is MTRLLPTDENRPHVPNVTPAEPALRAAADHAIDWLAGVDRRPVAASRTPPELRHSLDGPLPEDPSDAVSVIGDLVANVEGGLLGCAGGRFYGWVIGGAHPAALAADWLVSTWDQNAALAACSPAEAVIEEIAGRWVIELLGLPDHSSFAFPSGCQLAHVTALAAARRHLLLGRGHDPEREGLGTAPQMHVVTGTHGHHSVDRAVRILGIGSKHLHAVPTTADRLDVAALDVLLTELEGAPVAVCLSAGDINTGNFDDFRTVIPLCRSRGNTWVHVDGAFGLWAKVSPHFAHLLEGVDEADSWATDAHKWLNTPFDIGFVAIRHPEAHRGAMSVRAPYLTHAATARDQLDWNPEWSRRGRGVPVYAAVKALGRRGIAEVVERCSDAAANLVEGIGSLPGAEVLSPAVINQALVRFRDPAGSDHDGFTDRVIAAIQAEGTAWFGGTDWRGMRAMRISVCCWATGSGDVRKTVGAVERVLTALEIEK, encoded by the coding sequence CACTCCGCCGGAGTTGCGGCACAGCCTCGACGGCCCGCTGCCGGAGGATCCATCGGATGCCGTGTCCGTCATCGGCGATCTCGTCGCGAACGTGGAGGGCGGACTGCTTGGATGCGCCGGTGGCCGGTTCTACGGATGGGTCATCGGTGGCGCTCATCCGGCGGCGCTGGCGGCGGACTGGCTGGTGTCCACCTGGGATCAGAACGCGGCTTTGGCGGCCTGCTCCCCTGCCGAAGCGGTGATCGAGGAGATCGCCGGCCGCTGGGTCATCGAACTGTTGGGGCTTCCCGACCATTCGTCGTTCGCCTTTCCCTCTGGATGCCAACTCGCTCACGTGACGGCGCTGGCCGCCGCCCGCCGTCACCTGCTTCTCGGCCGCGGACATGATCCAGAGCGCGAGGGGCTTGGGACCGCCCCCCAGATGCACGTCGTCACGGGCACGCACGGACACCACTCGGTGGACCGGGCAGTGCGGATACTGGGGATCGGATCGAAGCATCTTCACGCCGTGCCCACCACGGCCGACCGGCTGGATGTTGCGGCTCTCGACGTGTTGCTTACTGAGCTGGAGGGCGCCCCGGTGGCGGTCTGTCTCTCTGCCGGCGATATCAACACCGGCAATTTCGATGACTTCCGGACCGTGATCCCGCTCTGTCGCTCGCGTGGCAACACGTGGGTGCATGTTGATGGCGCGTTCGGGCTATGGGCGAAGGTGTCGCCGCATTTCGCCCACTTACTCGAAGGTGTCGATGAGGCCGACTCGTGGGCGACCGATGCCCACAAGTGGCTCAACACGCCCTTCGATATCGGCTTCGTAGCTATCCGCCACCCGGAGGCCCATCGCGGTGCCATGAGCGTCCGGGCTCCGTACCTGACCCACGCCGCTACCGCTCGGGATCAGCTCGATTGGAACCCCGAGTGGTCCCGGCGCGGGCGAGGAGTCCCGGTGTACGCCGCTGTGAAGGCGCTCGGCCGCCGCGGAATCGCCGAAGTCGTCGAGCGATGCAGCGATGCCGCAGCGAACCTCGTAGAGGGCATCGGCTCCCTTCCCGGTGCCGAGGTCCTCTCACCCGCGGTCATCAATCAGGCGCTGGTGCGTTTTCGGGACCCCGCAGGTTCCGACCACGACGGATTCACCGACCGCGTGATCGCTGCCATTCAGGCCGAGGGAACGGCATGGTTCGGGGGCACCGATTGGCGCGGCATGCGCGCGATGCGGATCAGCGTCTGTTGCTGGGCCACCGGATCCGGCGACGTTCGGAAGACGGTCGGTGCAGTCGAGCGGGTGCTCACTGCGCTGGAGATCGAGAAGTGA